One part of the Chryseobacterium sp. 7 genome encodes these proteins:
- a CDS encoding heme-binding domain-containing protein encodes MKKIIVILLVAFIIIQFFPIDKTNPSPTPGMDFMKIKNTPEKIARTLRTSCYDCHSNETKYPWYANISPTSWWVKNHIDEGRKHLNFSTFAVYEPKRQLHKLEECIEMVEKKEMPLESYYLGHQDAKLSDEQRADLIQYFKKVKEDTERGIMFNK; translated from the coding sequence ATGAAAAAAATAATTGTTATCCTTCTTGTTGCATTTATCATCATTCAGTTTTTCCCGATTGATAAAACGAATCCGTCACCTACCCCAGGTATGGATTTTATGAAGATTAAAAACACTCCGGAGAAAATTGCACGTACTCTTAGAACGTCATGCTATGACTGCCATTCCAATGAAACAAAATATCCCTGGTATGCCAATATCTCCCCTACTTCGTGGTGGGTAAAAAATCATATTGATGAAGGCAGAAAACATCTTAATTTTTCTACCTTTGCAGTATATGAACCTAAGAGACAGCTTCATAAACTGGAAGAATGTATAGAAATGGTTGAGAAAAAAGAAATGCCGCTTGAGTCTTATTATTTAGGGCATCAGGACGCCAAACTGTCTGATGAACAGCGTGCAGATCTTATTCAATATTTCAAAAAAGTAAAAGAAGACACAGAGCGAGGAATCATGTTTAATAAGTAA
- a CDS encoding transposase — MEYKNINIGELIKKRVQYLGINSDRICSFMKINEKEIEEMYHHNNIDTDVLLKWSKLLEYDFFRLYSQHLILYAPQTAVKKQTLKEGLPQFRKNIYTKELIDFILDLIKSEKKTKTEIIVEYRIPKTTLYKWIAKDGMLNNDIN; from the coding sequence ATGGAATATAAAAATATTAATATCGGTGAATTAATAAAAAAAAGGGTTCAATATTTAGGTATTAATTCAGACCGGATATGTTCTTTCATGAAAATAAATGAAAAAGAAATCGAAGAGATGTATCATCATAACAATATAGATACTGATGTACTTTTAAAATGGAGTAAGTTACTTGAATATGATTTTTTCAGGCTGTATAGCCAGCACTTAATTCTGTATGCTCCTCAAACCGCGGTAAAAAAACAGACCTTAAAAGAAGGACTTCCTCAATTTCGCAAAAATATATACACCAAAGAATTAATAGATTTTATTTTAGACTTGATAAAAAGTGAAAAAAAAACAAAAACTGAAATTATAGTTGAATATCGCATTCCAAAAACAACTCTATACAAATGGATTGCGAAAGACGGTATGCTTAATAATGATATTAATTGA
- the murA gene encoding UDP-N-acetylglucosamine 1-carboxyvinyltransferase: MSGTFQIRGGKRLHGEITPQGAKNEALQILCAVLLTDEEVRIKNIPDIHDVNRLIEILGDFGVKITKNGQGDYTFKADQVNFDYIKSNEFKKDGAKLRGSIMLMGPMLARYGEAYMPTPGGDKIGRRRLDTHFQGLVELGAEFNYDEEEYFYSLKAKELRGKFILLEEASVTGTANIVMAAALAKGKTRIYNAACEPYLQQLCKMLNRMGANISGIGSNLLTIEGVDYLRGTEHTMLPDMVEIGSWIGLAAMTKSEITIKNVNWNQLGVIPNTFRKLGIQLEQSGDDIYIPAQEHYKIQKFIDGSILTISDAPWPGFTPDLLSIILVVATQAKGSILVHQKMFESRLFFVDKLIDMGAQIILCDPHRATVIGLNQEAPLRGTTMVSPDIRAGNALLIAALSAEGKSIIHNIEQIDRGYENIDGRLKAIGADIERI; the protein is encoded by the coding sequence ATGAGTGGAACATTTCAAATAAGAGGAGGAAAGAGACTGCATGGTGAAATCACTCCACAAGGAGCCAAAAACGAAGCTCTACAAATTTTATGTGCTGTTCTTCTGACGGACGAAGAAGTAAGAATAAAAAACATTCCGGATATTCATGATGTTAACAGACTGATTGAAATTCTTGGAGATTTTGGAGTAAAAATTACTAAAAACGGACAGGGAGATTATACTTTCAAGGCAGATCAGGTTAATTTTGATTATATTAAATCTAACGAGTTCAAAAAAGACGGAGCAAAACTGCGTGGATCCATTATGCTGATGGGACCGATGCTTGCCCGTTACGGAGAAGCTTATATGCCAACTCCGGGTGGTGACAAAATCGGAAGAAGAAGATTAGATACCCACTTTCAGGGACTTGTAGAATTAGGTGCTGAATTCAATTATGACGAAGAAGAATATTTCTATTCTTTAAAAGCTAAAGAACTGAGAGGAAAATTCATTCTTCTGGAAGAAGCTTCTGTAACCGGAACTGCTAACATCGTAATGGCAGCAGCTTTAGCAAAAGGAAAAACAAGAATCTACAACGCAGCGTGCGAACCTTATCTTCAGCAATTATGCAAAATGCTGAATAGAATGGGAGCCAATATCTCAGGAATCGGATCTAACCTTCTTACGATTGAAGGAGTTGATTACCTTAGAGGAACGGAGCACACAATGCTTCCGGACATGGTAGAAATCGGATCCTGGATTGGTCTTGCAGCCATGACAAAATCTGAAATCACGATCAAAAATGTAAACTGGAACCAGCTTGGTGTCATCCCGAATACATTCAGAAAATTAGGAATTCAGCTTGAGCAAAGTGGTGATGATATCTACATTCCTGCTCAGGAACATTATAAAATTCAGAAATTTATTGATGGTTCAATCCTTACTATTTCTGATGCACCTTGGCCAGGATTTACACCGGATTTATTATCGATCATTTTAGTGGTGGCTACTCAGGCAAAAGGAAGTATTCTTGTTCACCAGAAAATGTTTGAATCCAGATTATTCTTTGTAGATAAATTAATCGATATGGGTGCTCAGATCATTTTATGTGATCCGCACAGAGCTACAGTAATCGGATTGAATCAGGAAGCTCCGTTAAGAGGAACAACAATGGTTTCCCCTGATATCAGAGCCGGAAATGCCCTTCTTATTGCAGCACTTTCTGCAGAAGGAAAATCTATTATCCACAATATCGAACAGATTGACAGAGGATATGAAAATATTGATGGAAGACTGAAGGCAATTGGTGCTGACATCGAAAGAATCTAA
- a CDS encoding fibrinogen-like YCDxxxxGGGW domain-containing protein — MMIVPFQAHAQVGINTSNPNSKSAFEVVSKNKNTGTLLTRLTSAERNAITGLASTEDGLTIYNTDEKCYNYYQAANATWLSLCGTYKPAVYTVDCSKIKVFGTYTQGTSLNVSNYITMPVTVTTAGTYHIIAKTTNGYYFEKSGVFPNAGTFTISLAGSGAPSAGPQTDTVSFEYDGIIDTSCTSVTVAVNGSQISYGITCGSATVNGTYNAQTVLDYATNTVTIPLSNVDTGGQVTIISSSNNGVNFTDTETITTGSTSITLHGSGTPTSAGVFTYTFTTNGANSQSCTFSVTFDTTKGTFADPADRCLDIYNLGKRTDGEYWIKTGSSDATPIKTYCDMTHGGYTLLWSFSEKTAYTGGGIYGAANSMDISGNSTGAALFTNSPQNVVTALAGVMNYASYRIPLTAMQNSKSATLGDYRVQITNSPTNMNDSWGNNNFFNAKPTSGYDYIVNNSSTCEHPYVPTTGKIFGYVYDGRTNNATYNNVATAGRSCPYINSGYTSHWDAGGRISGMIVAPDGTSINANTFNNMFGYFGEVQGNHHFGKCTTDDNSFSTVTCASGSLRPHSFNSGEGRYIQWYVK; from the coding sequence ATGATGATAGTTCCCTTTCAAGCGCATGCTCAAGTGGGAATTAATACAAGTAATCCAAATAGTAAATCTGCATTTGAAGTTGTTTCTAAAAATAAAAATACAGGAACTTTACTAACCCGTTTAACATCTGCGGAAAGAAACGCTATCACTGGTTTGGCAAGTACAGAAGATGGTTTGACAATCTACAATACTGATGAAAAATGTTATAATTATTATCAGGCGGCTAATGCAACATGGCTAAGCCTCTGTGGAACATACAAGCCGGCTGTTTATACTGTAGACTGTAGTAAAATAAAGGTTTTTGGAACGTATACTCAAGGTACTTCCCTTAACGTTAGTAATTATATCACAATGCCGGTTACAGTTACAACAGCCGGAACCTACCATATCATTGCAAAAACAACCAACGGATATTATTTTGAAAAGTCAGGAGTATTTCCGAATGCGGGAACCTTTACCATTTCATTAGCTGGCTCCGGAGCTCCTAGTGCAGGCCCTCAGACAGATACTGTATCTTTTGAATATGATGGAATTATTGATACTTCATGTACATCGGTAACTGTAGCGGTAAACGGTTCACAGATCAGTTATGGTATTACCTGTGGGAGTGCAACTGTAAACGGAACCTATAATGCACAAACTGTTTTGGATTATGCTACCAATACGGTTACAATACCTTTGTCTAATGTAGATACAGGAGGTCAGGTAACTATTATTAGTTCATCTAATAACGGAGTTAATTTCACAGATACAGAAACCATCACCACTGGAAGCACTTCAATTACCCTGCATGGTTCCGGAACTCCAACAAGTGCGGGTGTATTTACTTATACTTTTACAACTAATGGTGCCAATTCACAAAGCTGTACATTTTCTGTAACATTTGATACTACCAAAGGTACTTTCGCAGATCCGGCAGACAGATGTTTGGATATTTACAATCTTGGTAAAAGAACAGATGGGGAGTATTGGATCAAAACCGGTTCTTCAGATGCTACCCCTATTAAAACCTATTGCGATATGACTCATGGTGGTTACACCCTGCTTTGGTCATTTTCTGAAAAGACAGCTTATACAGGTGGCGGAATTTATGGTGCTGCCAATTCTATGGATATTTCCGGGAATTCTACAGGAGCTGCCTTATTTACCAACTCACCGCAAAATGTTGTTACAGCTTTAGCAGGAGTAATGAATTATGCCAGCTACAGAATACCTCTTACAGCAATGCAGAATTCCAAAAGCGCTACTTTAGGTGATTATAGGGTTCAGATTACCAATAGCCCAACCAATATGAATGATAGCTGGGGTAATAATAACTTTTTCAATGCAAAGCCAACATCCGGGTATGATTATATCGTTAATAACTCATCAACTTGTGAGCATCCATATGTTCCTACTACGGGTAAGATTTTTGGATATGTTTATGATGGCCGTACCAATAATGCTACTTATAATAATGTTGCTACTGCAGGAAGATCGTGCCCTTACATTAATAGTGGCTATACTTCTCACTGGGATGCAGGAGGACGTATCTCCGGGATGATAGTTGCACCCGACGGTACTTCTATAAACGCAAATACCTTTAACAATATGTTCGGATATTTTGGTGAAGTTCAGGGGAACCATCATTTTGGAAAGTGTACTACTGATGATAATAGTTTTAGTACAGTAACTTGTGCTTCAGGTAGTTTGAGACCACACTCTTTTAATAGCGGAGAGGGGAGGTATATACAATGGTATGTGAAGTAA
- a CDS encoding DUF4290 domain-containing protein encodes MEYNTQKTQLHMPEYGRIIQQLVERCKELPTKEERNEMAMAIIDFMGQRNPQLRDEENYKHKLWDHLYILANHDLDVDSPYPFPTMEQLAEKPKRMEYPKLQGDFKFYGKSILQLIEKAIELEQGDEKEALIEVIANNMKKSYNVYNKEHVTDDVIFRHLKELSENRLDLTGIDSLEKSKIYYTSNNNNRNNNNNNNRNNNNNKNNQPNKRRHNNNHKNRK; translated from the coding sequence ATGGAATACAATACCCAAAAAACTCAGCTTCATATGCCGGAATATGGCAGAATAATACAACAGTTGGTTGAGCGCTGCAAAGAACTTCCTACCAAAGAGGAAAGGAACGAAATGGCTATGGCAATCATCGATTTTATGGGTCAGAGAAACCCACAACTTCGCGACGAAGAAAATTATAAACATAAACTTTGGGACCATCTTTATATTCTTGCTAATCATGATCTGGATGTAGATTCTCCTTATCCGTTCCCCACTATGGAACAATTAGCAGAAAAACCTAAAAGAATGGAATATCCAAAACTTCAGGGTGACTTTAAGTTTTACGGAAAAAGTATTCTTCAATTGATAGAAAAAGCAATCGAACTGGAACAGGGTGATGAAAAAGAAGCCCTTATCGAAGTGATTGCCAACAATATGAAGAAATCTTATAATGTCTATAATAAAGAACATGTGACGGATGATGTAATTTTCCGCCACCTGAAAGAACTGTCTGAAAACAGGTTGGATCTTACAGGAATAGATTCTCTTGAGAAAAGTAAAATCTATTACACCAGCAATAACAACAACCGAAATAACAACAATAACAACAACAGGAATAACAACAATAATAAAAATAACCAGCCTAATAAGAGAAGGCACAATAACAATCATAAAAACAGGAAATAA
- a CDS encoding thiol-disulfide oxidoreductase DCC family protein, producing the protein MENWENKHIVFFDGDCGVCNFWVQWILERDTKDQFMFASLQSDFGQQFLSERGLETNVFNTMYLWKPGRYYQIKSKAVLEIANLLGGVYKLSFVGKIFPAFLSDKMYDVISRNRMKLANQKCYLPDQHQKKKFIQV; encoded by the coding sequence ATGGAAAACTGGGAAAATAAACATATTGTATTTTTTGACGGAGATTGCGGAGTTTGCAATTTCTGGGTGCAGTGGATTTTGGAGCGGGACACAAAAGACCAATTTATGTTTGCTTCTCTTCAATCTGATTTTGGGCAGCAGTTTTTATCCGAAAGAGGATTAGAAACTAATGTCTTCAATACCATGTATCTGTGGAAACCGGGACGTTATTATCAGATAAAATCTAAGGCTGTACTTGAAATTGCCAATTTACTGGGAGGAGTTTATAAACTTTCTTTTGTTGGGAAAATTTTTCCTGCATTCCTCAGTGACAAAATGTATGATGTTATTTCCAGAAACAGGATGAAACTGGCCAATCAGAAGTGTTATTTACCGGATCAGCATCAGAAGAAAAAGTTTATTCAGGTGTAA
- a CDS encoding sterol desaturase family protein, whose amino-acid sequence MNPKEIINAYSTSIFEYFFIAGAFYIICYKIFSNALKESKIQNKNLNSRDIRREIANSLLSTFIMSLIIVTVITTDLVKYTKWYTDIHQHSLWWIPVAFIISLVIHDTYFYWLHRLLHIKSIFKYAHLTHHKSTNPTPFASYSFHFLEAIGEALIVPIIIILLPFHPISLLLFLVSSLIINAYGHLGYEIAPKWFRNSFLFNIITTSTYHNLHHSKFKGNYGLYFRFWDKMLGTEYENYENVYNEIQNKRFQ is encoded by the coding sequence ATGAATCCAAAGGAAATAATTAATGCATATTCAACTTCTATTTTTGAATACTTTTTTATAGCAGGTGCCTTCTATATAATCTGCTATAAGATATTCAGTAATGCGTTAAAAGAGTCTAAGATTCAAAATAAAAATTTAAATAGTCGTGATATCAGGAGAGAGATTGCCAATTCACTACTCTCTACATTTATTATGTCATTAATAATTGTTACTGTTATTACTACTGATTTGGTAAAATATACCAAATGGTATACAGATATCCATCAACATTCATTATGGTGGATACCGGTAGCTTTTATAATAAGTTTAGTAATTCATGATACTTATTTTTATTGGCTGCACAGGTTGCTTCATATAAAAAGTATCTTTAAATATGCACATCTAACCCACCATAAATCAACAAACCCAACCCCATTTGCATCCTATTCTTTCCATTTCCTGGAGGCCATTGGAGAAGCTCTTATTGTACCCATAATCATAATTCTACTCCCATTTCATCCGATAAGTTTATTACTATTTCTTGTCTCGTCTTTAATTATCAATGCATATGGGCATTTAGGTTATGAAATTGCTCCAAAGTGGTTTAGAAATTCTTTTCTATTTAATATCATAACCACATCCACTTATCATAATCTGCATCATTCTAAATTTAAAGGAAACTATGGGTTATATTTTAGATTTTGGGATAAAATGCTGGGTACAGAATATGAAAACTATGAAAACGTTTACAATGAAATTCAAAACAAAAGATTTCAATGA
- a CDS encoding helix-turn-helix domain-containing protein, translated as MTAKKNIIDNIDRLKRELLDKYVLLMITLLIIYASIFYLYLYNKTVIIYLVSGICFLSYGYIIVRKRYSIKSIVHTYLITAPLYNLYIILFFWKSSVASLCWLIPIPLGSHIFFQKKQTIIYTGYLIFLVIIIYLIAENFSFNFQQYSQSQILITDILLFVSNILIVCLLVYYKDLIRKQEIKLELEGNKINISPYKAKKREKHLINNDIDSDFLENIFNKIDESMEKNSFFKDSKFNLSSLSAALHINHHYISKAIHNKGYSNFNSYINNYRVNHIKKLLDEVDLQKTTLMYIYTEAGFSNQPTFNRVFKQIEGITPSDYIQKKINEIGK; from the coding sequence ATGACTGCAAAAAAAAATATAATTGATAATATTGACAGATTGAAAAGAGAATTATTAGATAAATATGTATTGTTAATGATAACCCTATTAATTATCTATGCTTCCATTTTCTATTTATATTTGTATAACAAAACAGTTATCATATATTTAGTAAGTGGAATATGCTTTCTATCTTACGGGTATATTATTGTAAGAAAAAGATATTCAATAAAATCAATTGTACATACATATTTAATAACAGCTCCTTTATATAATCTTTATATTATACTTTTTTTTTGGAAGAGTTCTGTTGCCAGTTTATGTTGGCTCATACCCATACCTTTAGGATCCCATATCTTCTTTCAAAAAAAACAAACAATAATTTATACCGGATATTTAATATTCTTAGTCATCATCATTTATCTTATTGCTGAAAATTTCTCTTTTAATTTTCAACAATATTCACAGTCACAGATCCTTATTACAGATATTTTACTTTTTGTATCCAATATTCTGATAGTATGTCTATTAGTATATTATAAGGATTTGATTAGAAAACAGGAAATAAAATTAGAACTGGAAGGAAATAAAATAAACATCTCACCTTACAAAGCAAAGAAAAGGGAAAAGCATCTGATAAACAACGATATAGATAGTGATTTTTTGGAAAATATTTTCAATAAAATTGATGAAAGCATGGAAAAAAACTCGTTCTTCAAGGATAGCAAATTTAACCTTTCTTCATTAAGTGCTGCCTTACATATTAATCATCATTATATTTCAAAAGCAATTCACAATAAAGGATATTCTAATTTTAACAGCTATATCAACAACTACAGAGTTAATCACATTAAAAAATTATTAGACGAAGTTGACTTACAAAAGACAACATTGATGTATATTTATACTGAAGCAGGGTTTTCTAATCAACCCACATTTAATCGTGTCTTTAAACAAATTGAAGGCATTACACCTTCTGATTATATTCAAAAGAAGATCAATGAAATCGGAAAATAA
- the katG gene encoding catalase/peroxidase HPI, whose product MEKDLNDISKCPFHNGTMKKNVAGGGTQNADWWPDQLRVDLLRQHSSLSDPMDKDFDYAKAFESLDLEAVKRDLHALMTDSQDWWPADFGHYGPLFIRMAWHSAGTYRVGDGRGGAGAGQQRFAPLNSWPDNVSLDKARRLLWPIKQKYGRNISWADLLILTGNIALESMGFKTFGFAGGRADVWEPDSDVYWGSEKTWLGGDLRYAHGSEGVPEGHSAVLPTDDNADGDIHSRNLENPLAAVQMGLIYVNPEGPDGNPDPIAAAKDIRDTFGRMAMNDEETVALIAGGHTFGKTHGAGPADHVGKEPEGAGIEQQGLGWASTYKSGSGRDAISSGLEVTWTETPTQWSNYFFKNLFENEWELTKSPAGAHQWVAKDGADIIPDAFDSSKKHKPTMLTTDLSLRLDPVYEKISRHFYENPDAFADAFSRAWFKLTHRDMGPRARYLGPDVPQEELIWQDPIPEVNHELVDNNDIETLKSKVLNSGLSNTELISTAWASASTFRGSDKRGGANGARIRLEPQRNWQVNNPSQLNKVLGVLEGIQKEFNDSQSGGKKISLADLIVLAGNAAVEVAARNAGQEVQVPFAPGRMDASQEQTDVESMGYLEPAADGFRNYLKRKYTVSTESLLIDKAQLLTLTAPELTVLIGGMRALDTNFDGSKHGVFTSRPGALTNDFFVNLLDMGTQWKAMSDDKELYIGTDRSTGQPKWTATRADLVFGSNSELRAIAEVYGSADAQSKFVNDFAAAWTKVMNLDRFDLV is encoded by the coding sequence ATGGAAAAAGATTTGAATGACATCAGTAAATGCCCGTTTCATAACGGAACAATGAAGAAGAATGTAGCAGGTGGCGGTACCCAGAATGCAGATTGGTGGCCAGATCAGCTTAGAGTAGATCTTCTGCGCCAGCATTCTTCCCTTTCTGATCCTATGGATAAAGATTTTGATTACGCAAAAGCATTTGAAAGCCTTGATCTGGAAGCTGTAAAAAGAGACCTTCATGCATTAATGACAGATTCACAGGATTGGTGGCCGGCAGATTTTGGTCATTATGGCCCTTTGTTTATCCGTATGGCGTGGCACAGCGCGGGAACATACCGTGTAGGTGACGGAAGAGGCGGAGCAGGAGCCGGGCAGCAGCGTTTTGCGCCATTGAACAGCTGGCCGGATAACGTAAGCCTTGATAAAGCAAGAAGATTATTGTGGCCAATCAAACAAAAATATGGCAGAAACATTTCATGGGCAGACCTTTTGATTCTTACCGGGAACATTGCCCTTGAATCTATGGGCTTCAAAACATTCGGATTTGCGGGAGGACGTGCAGACGTTTGGGAACCGGACTCCGATGTATATTGGGGATCAGAAAAAACATGGCTGGGAGGTGATTTACGTTATGCTCACGGTTCGGAAGGAGTACCGGAAGGACATTCAGCAGTACTCCCTACAGATGATAATGCAGATGGGGATATTCATTCAAGAAATCTTGAAAATCCATTGGCAGCCGTACAGATGGGGCTTATCTATGTAAATCCTGAAGGTCCGGACGGAAATCCGGATCCCATTGCTGCGGCTAAAGATATTCGTGATACTTTCGGTCGTATGGCGATGAATGATGAAGAAACCGTTGCCTTGATTGCCGGAGGACATACTTTCGGAAAAACCCATGGTGCAGGACCTGCCGATCATGTAGGCAAAGAGCCTGAAGGTGCGGGAATTGAACAACAGGGACTTGGATGGGCGAGTACATATAAATCAGGAAGCGGAAGAGATGCTATTTCCAGTGGTTTAGAAGTAACCTGGACAGAAACTCCGACTCAATGGAGTAATTATTTCTTTAAAAATCTTTTCGAAAATGAATGGGAATTAACAAAAAGCCCTGCCGGAGCTCACCAATGGGTAGCAAAAGACGGTGCAGATATTATCCCTGATGCATTCGATTCTTCTAAAAAGCATAAACCGACAATGCTTACAACAGATCTTTCGTTAAGACTGGATCCTGTTTACGAAAAAATTTCAAGACATTTTTATGAAAATCCTGATGCGTTTGCCGATGCTTTTTCAAGAGCTTGGTTTAAATTAACGCACAGAGATATGGGACCGCGTGCCCGTTATTTGGGACCGGATGTGCCTCAGGAAGAATTGATATGGCAGGATCCTATTCCAGAAGTGAACCATGAATTGGTTGACAATAATGACATAGAAACATTAAAATCAAAAGTTTTAAACTCAGGATTAAGCAATACTGAACTGATTTCTACAGCGTGGGCTTCTGCTTCTACTTTCAGAGGAAGTGATAAACGCGGTGGTGCCAACGGAGCCAGAATCAGGCTGGAACCTCAAAGAAACTGGCAAGTGAACAATCCTTCACAATTGAACAAAGTATTGGGAGTACTGGAAGGAATTCAAAAAGAATTCAACGATTCCCAGAGCGGAGGTAAAAAAATATCATTAGCAGACTTAATTGTATTAGCAGGGAATGCTGCGGTAGAAGTAGCGGCAAGAAATGCTGGTCAGGAAGTGCAAGTTCCTTTTGCACCAGGAAGAATGGATGCTTCTCAGGAGCAGACAGACGTAGAATCTATGGGATACCTGGAACCCGCTGCTGATGGATTCCGTAATTATCTGAAAAGAAAATACACGGTTTCTACAGAATCTTTACTGATTGATAAAGCGCAGTTGTTAACGCTTACTGCCCCTGAACTGACAGTATTGATAGGGGGAATGCGTGCTCTAGATACCAATTTTGACGGTTCTAAACATGGAGTATTCACAAGCCGCCCGGGAGCGCTTACGAATGATTTCTTTGTGAACCTTTTGGATATGGGAACGCAATGGAAAGCGATGTCTGATGATAAGGAATTATACATAGGAACTGACCGTTCAACTGGTCAGCCAAAATGGACAGCAACGCGTGCTGATCTTGTTTTCGGATCCAATTCTGAATTAAGAGCAATTGCTGAGGTTTACGGAAGTGCTGATGCGCAGAGTAAATTTGTAAATGACTTTGCAGCAGCATGGACAAAAGTGATGAATCTTGACAGGTTTGATCTGGTTTAA
- a CDS encoding alpha-amylase — MKKTNFFLSLLALALVSSCRTSDELMTEPSKQEEVHNKTVNVTHHDGRPFSTGNGSGSLQGKFVSGPGGGVLMQGFYWDVPDGGNWWNTVKDKLTAWSDAGIGAVWLPPASKAQNGAYSMGYDPTDYYDFGNFNQNGSVETRFGSRTELEALITKAHAENMQVYADIVINHNSGGQSEANPYTGTNTWTNFSGVASGKFPRSYNDFYKNSYGNNDEGAFGGFPDLCHANPYVQDWLWGRDDSVAKYYKNVMKFDGWRFDYVKGFGPWVVNAWNSNVGGFSVGELWDSNVNTLEWWANNANSSVFDFAAYYKMDEAFDNGNLNALNDDMMWKRNPYKAVTFVANHDTDVIYNKMPAYAYILTHEGYPTIFYRDYEEWLNKEKLNNLIWIHNNKATGTTSILYTDNDEYIARRNGYNGNPGLVVYINTSSSWQERWIETNWSSQQIKDFTGNSNWYPTTQGDKWVKIQCPPNSYSVWSLNL; from the coding sequence ATGAAAAAAACTAACTTTTTCCTTTCACTACTGGCTTTAGCATTAGTAAGCTCATGCCGTACAAGTGATGAATTGATGACAGAACCCTCCAAACAGGAAGAGGTTCACAACAAAACCGTGAATGTAACCCATCATGACGGCCGCCCTTTCAGTACCGGAAACGGATCCGGATCTCTGCAGGGTAAATTTGTATCCGGCCCGGGCGGAGGAGTGCTTATGCAAGGTTTCTATTGGGATGTTCCGGACGGAGGCAACTGGTGGAATACCGTTAAGGATAAGCTGACAGCCTGGTCTGATGCAGGAATTGGTGCTGTATGGTTACCACCGGCATCAAAAGCACAGAACGGAGCTTATTCTATGGGGTATGATCCTACAGATTATTATGATTTTGGAAATTTTAACCAGAATGGAAGCGTAGAGACCCGCTTCGGATCCAGAACCGAACTGGAAGCATTAATTACCAAAGCACATGCCGAAAATATGCAGGTATACGCTGATATTGTAATTAATCACAATAGTGGCGGACAATCTGAAGCCAATCCTTACACAGGTACCAATACCTGGACTAATTTTTCAGGAGTAGCATCAGGGAAATTTCCAAGAAGTTATAATGATTTTTATAAAAATTCCTACGGAAATAATGATGAAGGGGCCTTTGGCGGGTTTCCCGATTTGTGCCATGCCAACCCTTATGTACAGGACTGGCTGTGGGGAAGAGACGATTCTGTGGCAAAATATTATAAAAACGTCATGAAATTTGACGGCTGGAGATTCGACTATGTGAAAGGTTTCGGCCCATGGGTTGTTAATGCATGGAATTCTAATGTAGGAGGATTTTCTGTAGGAGAACTATGGGATTCTAACGTAAATACTCTGGAGTGGTGGGCAAACAATGCCAACAGTTCCGTATTTGATTTTGCCGCTTATTATAAAATGGATGAAGCTTTTGATAATGGAAACTTAAATGCTCTGAATGATGATATGATGTGGAAAAGAAATCCGTACAAAGCAGTAACCTTTGTGGCCAATCATGACACAGATGTGATTTACAACAAGATGCCTGCATATGCCTATATCTTAACCCATGAAGGTTATCCTACCATTTTCTACAGAGATTATGAAGAATGGTTAAATAAAGAGAAACTGAATAATCTGATATGGATTCATAATAATAAAGCTACCGGAACAACTTCCATTCTATATACCGATAATGACGAATACATCGCAAGACGTAACGGATATAATGGAAATCCCGGACTTGTTGTTTACATTAACACTTCCTCCAGTTGGCAGGAAAGATGGATAGAAACCAATTGGAGCAGCCAGCAGATCAAAGATTTTACTGGAAATTCAAACTGGTATCCAACTACTCAGGGAGACAAATGGGTGAAAATCCAGTGTCCGCCGAATTCTTATTCTGTATGGTCGCTTAATTTATAA